CAAAAACGGATGGGTAGGAACCAGCGTCACGGCAATGTTTCCAGCTCTTAATATGGATGTAGTCCAACAATCTCTCACTGAGCAAATAACCTTATCGTTAGGCAAACTGCTCTTTCAAATAAATGGAAAAGAGTTGTATTTAAAAGCGGAAGTTTCTCCGTTGGTGATGTTGAATCAGACGGTCGGTATCATGCTGACATTCCAAGATCTTACGGAATCGTATCGAATTCAACAGGATATTGTAGAAGCGGAAAAGATGGCGGCGATCGGCAACATGGCGGCTGGCACTGTTCATGAAATTCGCAATCCGTTAACCACTGTAAAAGGTTTTCTGCAACTTTTGCAGCGAGATATCCAAAAAATGTCGGGGATTGGTTTGCTGCAGCGCAATTTTTCGGATAAATGCCAGAACGTTTTTCCGTTGTTGTTTTCTGAAATCGAAAAGATTGAGCAAATCCTAAGCAATTTTCTTTTGATCAGCAAACCGCAGGAACTTCGTTTTAAAGTGATTCGGGTTAACGATTGGCTTCATGAGATTATGCCAAGACTTCAGCAAGAAGCTCTTTTGCACAGCGCCAGGATCTTGTGTGAGTTCCCGCGAAAAAACTTTAAATTTTTTGGTGATATAAACGAAATCAACTCGCTGCTTTTCAATCTTGTGCAAAATGCGCTGGAAGCTGTCGCGGTCGAGGGCGGTGAAATCCATTTGTCGGTGGAGTCGTTTGGTGACAGTTTTCGTTTGTCTGTGCGCGATAACGGTGTCGGAATTTCAAGTGAGTTAATGTCGAATGTATTCGATCCGTTCACTACTACCAAACCGGAACGATTAGGTCTTGGACTGTCCATCTGCCGACAAATTGTTACCCGCATGGGCGGTTCGATATCGATTCAAAGTGAAACCGGCAAAGGAACCGTTGTCCAAACGGTCATCCCCTGTTTGCAGGATGAAATTCTGAGCTTAGAAGAGATGCGTCTGGGTCTGAAAGAAGCAGCGAAACGATAGCTGCTTTTTTTGTACTGCTTGCCTCCCCTTCGTCATAAAATGAATCGAAGGGAGAGGGGCGTATATGATCCAACTACGCAGAAGACGAATGCGCCTTCGCCGACCTGTAAAACGTTGGAGAGCGGTTTTTCTCATCGCG
The sequence above is a segment of the Effusibacillus dendaii genome. Coding sequences within it:
- a CDS encoding two-component system sensor histidine kinase NtrB; its protein translation is MVSFREFFESMFDRLQSGVILIDLKGNIADINRFALTLFGIDKNGWVGTSVTAMFPALNMDVVQQSLTEQITLSLGKLLFQINGKELYLKAEVSPLVMLNQTVGIMLTFQDLTESYRIQQDIVEAEKMAAIGNMAAGTVHEIRNPLTTVKGFLQLLQRDIQKMSGIGLLQRNFSDKCQNVFPLLFSEIEKIEQILSNFLLISKPQELRFKVIRVNDWLHEIMPRLQQEALLHSARILCEFPRKNFKFFGDINEINSLLFNLVQNALEAVAVEGGEIHLSVESFGDSFRLSVRDNGVGISSELMSNVFDPFTTTKPERLGLGLSICRQIVTRMGGSISIQSETGKGTVVQTVIPCLQDEILSLEEMRLGLKEAAKR